AGTGGATCACTTGAGGCGATATATCCTCGGGATGTAGGTCAATGACTGTCGGGTCCGAAACCACAAGAATGCGTCCGCCGGCTATGGTGTCAAAGTTGTTGGTTTGGCACCGTCCCAAAAATGAGCGGCTAAAAATCTTCAGGATAGATGATACTGCAAgctttgtctccaaaatgccCAGGAGGCAAAGCCGGTTATTCTTAATGAGGTGGGCAACCCCATTGTGTTTGAGAGGCTGGTTAAAGCCCCTCACATTCCAAAATCCAATCTTCATGGGGATAGAGGGGGGAACTCCCCTCCGGCCTGCTTTTTCGGTTTGTTGTCGGTCGTTGCAATCTCATCAGTTTTTGTTCCCTGCATTGAATGTTGCGCGGCCGTCGGGGAATCAGTTGATGAGCACTCTAAATATGCCGGAGAAGCAACCTACTTATCCTTAGGCTATGGAACCTTCATGGTTAGCCGTCCCTATTCCACCTTGCCCGCCGGTGGAGAAGCCGGTTGTTGCGCCTCCACTATCAGCTTGGCTGCAGTAACCGTAGCTTTGCCCTTGTTCCTCCTCTGCACGATCGTCCATTCAGCAAAGTTTTTTCTTTGCTGCCTCTGCCGGCTTAACAGGTGCAGCAGGGGTGGCAGCGGCACAGACAGCTGCGGCGGGGAACAGCCGGTAGACCATGGCATGTCTCTTGCAAGTGCCCAAATCTGTTGCAGGCTGTGCAGAATTTTAGGGTGAATTCGTAAACCACCGGATGCTTTCGGGTTATGCATGTCTCTCACCTCTCGCAAATTCCGTCCGAGTGAGAATCCCGTCAAGCTCCTCATTTTGGATGCCCGCTGTGAAAATGCTTGACTTCGAGGTATTGACGGAGAGGCCGGATGCGTCCCTGAACTCTTGGAGACATTCCATCAAAATGTGGATAGATGGAAGGTCGCCACAGGAGAAAAGCATGAGGTCGTCGGCGAAGAGGAGGTGCGTGATTTTCAACTTCTCGCACTTGGGGTGAAAGTTGAAGTCCGAAGTGGTTGTTTTCCTCTTGACCAATCGAGAGAAATATTCCATGCAAAGAAGGAAGAGGGCCGGCGACATCGGGTCTCCTTGCCTAAGGCCTTTCTTCCCCGGAAAAAACCCGTGAAGGGAGCCGTTCAATGCcactgaaaaagaagaattgcAAACGCATTTCATAATCCAATTTATAAACAGTGGTGGAAAACCATACCCGTGAAGCACTCGAACGAGAAATGACAATGAGACCGAATCGAATGCCTTGCGTAGATCGACATTGATAGTACATCGAGGTGAAATTCATTTCCTCGAGTACTGCCGCACCATTTCTTGGgccaagaaaatattgtcAGTGATATTGCAGCCTCCAACGAACGCTGCTTGGCATCGGTCAATCAGGTGCTCCAAAACAGGCGCTAGCCGGTCCGAGATGATTTTTGTGATGGCATTGTAGATCACATTGCAGCACGAAATCAGCCGGTAATCCGCAACAGAGGTGGAATGATCTGATTTCGGCACAAGGGCAATGATAGTGTGGTTGAGCTGCCGTAGCATCCGCCCACTCCTAAAGAAATCCAGGACGGCCCTGCAAACTTGATCACCCACAATGTTCcatgctttcttgaaaaagcaCGAGGAATATCCGTCTGGGCCGGGAGCTTTGTTGTCGCTAATGTGGAAGATGGCCTCCTTGACCTCCAACGGTGTGACTGCCCGACAAAGGTCCGCGGTCTGCTCGGGAGAGAGTATGGGGCCCCATTCAAACACACCATCATCGACAGGGAGGATTTGAGCCTCGGTGCCCAAGAGTGATGTGTAGTAGTCAACGAACTCTTGGGAAATATCCTCGGCGGTAGTGATAACAGTCTCATCCGCTCTAATGACTGCTCCGATGGAATTCCTAGCGACATTCCTCATCACCATGTTGTGGAAGAATTTGGTGTTGCGGTCCCCCTCTTTAAGATGGTGGATCTTGGCCTTCTGGTAGAAGAAATGTCGTTCGGCCTCGGCAAGGAAATCGGCCTTCTTCCTAGGAGCACCCAAAGAGTCCCGTAGCGCCACATCTCCcgaattggattcaagttgATTCTGGGCAACTTGCAGGGTAAGTTCAGCCTCTTTCACCCTAAAGGAGATGTGGCTGTAGTGTTGCGTGTTGAAAGCCTTACGCGCGCCTTTGAGTGCTTTCAATCTCTTGCAAAGGCTAAATTGCGACGTTCCATCCACGCTCAAATTCCATCTAGCTTCGACAGTAGCTAGGAAATCCGGATGATCTGCCCACATATTGAAAAAGCGAAACGGTTTTGGCTTAGTTGGTGCAGgatcaaaaatagaaataatacccAGAGAATGGTCGGAGAGGCATCCCGATGGATTGAAATGGGCACTGCAATGCAAACCGCCCTCAAGCCATTCATTGTTGTAAAGGACCTGGTCGAGCTTGCACCATACGGGGTTGCTTTCATTGTTGGAATACCAAGTGTAGTAGCAGCCGGTAGTGGGAACGTCATGTAATCCAAGCGTTGTACAGCAGTCCACAAAATCCTTAAGCTCATACCAAGTTGGGGCCACTCCAAGCTACTTCACATTGAGAGATTTAACACAGTTGAAATCACCCATAATAAGCCATGGAATGTTCCGTGATTGGCCCAAAACAGAAAGTTTCTCCCACATGCTCCTTCTATTAACAACAGAATAAAGACCAtatgtaaatgaaatatagAAGGAGAGTTGAGAGGACTTATTCGTGGCACGGCAGTGAATCACTTGGGGCGAAATATCCACCGGATGTATGTCAATGATTGCCGGATCACAAACCACAAGGATACGTCCGCCGGCGATGGTGTCAAAGGTTTTGGCTTGGCACCACCCCGGAAGTGAGCGACTGAGAATCTTCTGGATAGATGAAGCTGTAAGCTTTGTCTCTAAAATGCCCAAGAGACAAAGCCGGTTATTGTTAATGAGGTGGGCGACCCCATTGTGTTTGAGGGGCCGGTTAAAGCCCCTCACATTCCAGAAACCGATCTTCATGGTGATAGAGGGGGAGAGTCCCCTCCTGCCTGCTTTTCCGGATGGCTATACGTCCCTACAATCCCATCGGTTTTTATCCCCAGCAATTCATGATGAGTGGCCGTCGGGGACTCATTGGATGAGCTATCTGAATAGGCTGGTGAACGAACCTGTTTATCCTTCAACATGACTGGTTGTGGTGCCTTCATATTCAGCCGTCCCTGTTCCACCTTACCGGCCGGTGGAGAAGTCGGTCGCTGTGCCTCCACTGCCGGCTTGGCTACAGTAGCTGTGGCTTTGCCCTTGTTCCTCCTATTCACGATCATCCATTCACCAGGCTTGGACTTTGTTGCCTCTGCCGGCTTAACAGGTGCAGCATCGGGTGTGGCAGCGGTCGGGACGACTGTGGGGGCAACGGCCGATAGACCTTGGCAGGTCTCTTGCAAATGCCCAAATCTGTTGCAAGCTGTACAAAACTTGGGTGCGAATTCGTAGACCACCAACTGTTTCCGAGTTATGCCATTTGACATAACAAACTCCACTTGCTCGATTAGCTTCTTTGATGCATCCACTTCAACCAGGATTCTGGCGTAAGAGACTCGTTCCATTTTCATTGTGAGTGAGTCCATTGGCAATGGGAGTGCCAATCCTGGAGTCAATCTTCCCTAGAGCATTTGGATGCCAACACTCAAAGGGCAGCGATGGAAGTGTGGCCCAAACCGGCGTGAGGCTGATATCATCTTCCTTGAATTCGAAGCAGTCCAACATGTGCTTCAAGAGTAGGGGCCGTCCATACACGAAATAGTGACCTCCGGCTAGTACTCGCTGCCTATCTTCCTCCCGGGCGAAACGAAAGACTAACCACCCACTTTCGTGCTGCTGGAAGCTTGCTCCCCAAGATTAAGAAAGCGTTCGGATTACTTTCAGTCAAGGGAATTTGCCGGCTACGTAGCCGACAAGACAAAATTCCAATTTGGCCCGGACATCAAGTAGGTCATCGGACCCCAACGTGAGGGGGCCATCATCCACCGCAAATTTTGTGAGCTTATGTTCATCAGTGAGCTTGCGATTTGCACTGAAAAGACCTGCGAAAAAGACCGGCTTCTTTTTGGCATTCTCGGTCACCGACAGTTTCCCCACTGGCTGGTTGTCGGTTGCCATAGCTGCAACGTTCTTTGCAATGTGGGAGGGGGTGGCCTCCATATCAGAAAtgaattcattaaaaaaagcCATAGTACTGACCTTGCCGGCAGCGGTGGTGGTGCCCTGTTTGGTGGACGGTTTGGTGGAAGCAGTTTGGACGGGCTTGTCGGCCCGCCATCGGTCTTGTCTTTGGCTGCAGTGGAATCATCAGCCCgttgtttttccttctttgacTTGGCCATAGCAgaattttcagataaaaatgGAATGAGCAGCAGGTGGAGCAGCAGCGGCAGTCTGCTGCAGGCCTAAAAACGGAAACTGTGCAGCAGGCAGGGGAAGCTGCAGTCTGCACAGCCTGTTTGCAGATTCTGCAGCACCCAAAAACAGGAACTCCTCACCTACCTCCGGTAGGCTGCTCTTGGCCGGAAAAAATGGAGGAGAAACGGCCAGCAAGAGCAGGTAGATGTTGGTGCAGCAAATGACGGCGAAacagaaatatttttgcagCAAAACGCTCTCCAAACAGCAAGGAACATGATGCAACTGCTTGGAGAGGGAAAACACGGCTAGTTTAGCTACAAGCGAACGGGAGAGGCTTACCAAGCAGCAACACGACCGTAAAACCCCAAAAATAATCGGTAGAAACGACGAGCATCACAAGGGGAGCATTTTGGTCGGAGCAAACCTCGCagaaacttgaagaaaaatcGAAAAAGAGCGATCCAAGGTGAGGCACTCTAGAGAGAAAACTTTCTTGAGAGctctttcttgattctatAGATGGTGGTGCATGGCCGTTCTTAGTTGGTGGAGCGATTTGTCTGGTTAATTTCGTTAACAAACGAGACCTCAGCCTGCAAACTAGCTATGCGAAAATATCCCTCCGCAGCCAGCTTCTTAGAGGGACTACGGCCTTTTAGGAATTCCTCGTTGAAGACCAACAATTGCAATGATCTATCCCCATCAtgatgaaatttcaaaaattactttgGCCTGTCGGCCAAAGCTATAGACTCATTGAATACATCAATGTATCGCGTGTGCGGCCCAAAACATCTAAGGGCATCACAGACCTTTTATTGCCTCAAACTTCCGCagcctaaaagttcataaTCCCTCTAAGAAGCTGGCCGCGGGGGCATACCTCCGCATAGCTAGTTAGCAGGCTGAGGTCTTGTTCATTAACGTAATCAACCAGACAAATCGCTCCACCAACTAAGAACGGTCATGCACCACCACCTatagaatcaagaaagagCTCTCAGTAGCTCTCAATCAAAGCTCTCAGTGAGGTTAAgagatttctctctctagaaaatTTTCTCTCTAGAGTGCCTCATCTTGGATCGCTCTTTTTCGACTTTCCTTCAAGTTTCTACGAGATTTGCTCCGACCAAAATCCTCCCCTTATGATGCTGGTCGTTTCTACCGATTGTTTTTGGGGCTTCGAGGTCGTTTTGCCGCCTAGTAAGCCTCTCCCGTCCGTTTGAAGCTAAACCAGCCGTGTTTTCCCTCTACAAGCAGTTGCATCACCTTCCTTGCTGTTTGGAGAGTGTTTtgctacaaaaagaaaagtatgtTTTGCCGTCATTTGCTGCATCAACATCTACCTGTTGTTGCTAGCCGTTCCCCTCCATTTTTTCCGGCCAAGAACAACCTACCGGAGGTAGGTGAGGGATTTCTGCTTTAGGGTGCTGCAGAATCTGCAATCAGGCTGTGCAGACTGCAGCTTCCCTGCCTGCTGCCTGCTGCACAGTTTCCGTTTTTGGGCCTGCAGCAGACTGCCACTGCTGCTCATTCCATTTTTGTCTGAAAATTCTGCAATGGCTAAGTCAAAGAAGACAAAGCAACATGCTGATACTCCCACTGCCGGTCAGCCAAAGACAGCCGGCCAACCACCGGCGGCCGACAACCCCATCCAAACTGCTATCACCAAATCGGCCACCAAACAGGGTACCACCACCACTGACGGCAAGGTCAGTTCTTTGGCTTTCAATGAATTCATTTCTGACATGGAGGCCACTCCCTCCCACATCACAAAGAATGTTGCAGAAAGCGCAACCGTCAACCGGCCGTAGGGAAAACTACCGGTGGCCGAGAATGCCGAAAAGAAATCGATCTCTTTTGCGGGTCTTTTCAGTGCCAACCGCAAGCTAACCGATGAACATAAGCTCATAAAATTTGCGGTGGATGATGGTCCCCCTCACGTTGGGGTCCGATGACCTACGTAGCCGGCAAATTTTCCGAACTGAAAGTAATCCAAACACTTTCTCACTCTTTGGGAGCAAGCTTCCAACAGAACGAGATTGGTTGGTTAATCTTTCGTTTTGCCCGTGAGGAAGATAGGCAGCGGGTACTAGCCGGTGATCCCTATTTCGTGTATGGACGGCCCCTACTCTTGAAGCACATGCCGCACTGCTTCGAATTTAAAGAAGATGATATCAGCCTCACGCCAGTTTGGACCACACTTCCATCGCTGCCCCTTGAGTGTTGGCATCTCAACGCTCTAGGGAAGATTGGCTCCAGAATTGGCACTCCCATTGCCATGGATTCCCTCACGATGATGGAACGAGTCTCATACGCCAGAATCCTAGTTGAAGTGGATGCATCAAAAAAGCTAATCGAGCAAGTTGAGTTTGTTATGCCAAATGGCATAACTCGGAAACAGCCGGTGGTTTATGAATTCACCCCCAAGTTTTGTACAGCTTGCAACAGATTTGGGTACTTGAAAAAGACTTGCCAAGGTGTATCGACCGTTACCCCCGCAGTCGTCCCAATCGTTGCCACCCCCGTTGCTGCACCTGTAAAGCCAGCGGGGCAGCAAAAACAAAGCCTGGTGAATGGACGGTCGTGAATAGGAGGAACAAGGGCAAAGCCACAGCTACTGCAGCTAAGCCGGCAATGGAGGCACAGCGACCGACTTCTCCACCGGCAGGCAAGGTGGAACAGGGACGGCTGAACATGAAGGCACCACAACCACTCAAGCTTAAGGATAAAGAGGTTCCTTCACCAGCTTATTCAGGAAGCTCATCCACCGACTCCCCGACGGCCACTGAACATGAAATGCCGGGGAGAATAACCGATGGGATAGCAGGGATGTGTAGCCATCCGAAAAAGCGGCAGGAGGGGAATCTCCCCCTCTATCACCATGAAGATCGACTTTTGAAATATGAGGGGCTTTAACCGGCCTCTCACACACAATGGGGTCGCCCACCTCATTAAGAATAATTGGCTTTGCCTCTTGggcattttggagacaaagTTTGCAGCTTCATCTATCCAGAAGATTCTCAGTCACTCATTTCTAGGGTGGTGCCAAGCCAACAACTTTAACACCATCGTCGATGGACACATCCTTGTGGTTTAGGATCCGACAGTCATTGACATATATCCGATGGATGTATCGCCCCAAGTGATTCACTGCCGTGCCACGAATAAGTCCTCTCATCTCTCCTTctatatttcatttacataTGGTCTTTATTCTGTTGTTAATAAAAGGAGCATGTGGGAGAAACTTTCTGATTTGGGTCCATCACTGAGCATGCCATGGCTTATTATGGGTGATTTCAACTGTGTTGAATCTCCCGACGAGAAGCAACTTGGAGTGGCCCCAACTTGGTATGAATTTAAGAATTTCGTAGACTGCTGCACTACGCTTGGACTACATGACGTTCCCACTACGGGCTGCTACTACACATGGTATTCCAACAATGAAAGCAACCCCGTGTGGTGCAAGCTTGACCAGGTCCTCTACAACAATGAATGGCTTGAGGGCAGTTTGCATTGCAGTGCCCATTTCAATCCACCGGGATGCCTTTCCGACCACTCTCcgaatattatttctatttttgatcCTACACCAACTAAGCCAAAATCGTTTCGCTTTTTCAATATGTGGGCAGATCATCCGAATTTCTTAGCTACTGTCGAAGCTAGATGGAATTTGAGCGTGGATGGAACACCGCAATTCAACCTTTGTAGGAGACTGAAAGCACTTAAAGGCGCGCTTAAGGCATTCAACACGCAGCACTACAGCCACATCTCCGCCAGGGCCAAAGACGCTGAACTTACCCTGTAAGTTGCCCAGAATCATCTTGAATCCAATCCGGGAGATGTGGCGCTACGGGACTCTTTGGGTGATCTTAAGAAGAAGGCCGTTTTTCTTGTCGAGGTTGAACGGCACTTCTTCTACCAGAAGGCCAAGATCCACTATCTTAAATAGGGGGACCGCAACACCAAGTTCTTCCACGACATGGTGAAGAGGAATGTCACCAGAAATTCCATCAGAGCAGTCACTAGGGCGAATGAGACTATTATCACTGCTGCCGAGGATATTGCCCAAGAGTTCGTTGATTACTACACATCACTCTTGGGCACCGAGGCTCACACCCTCCCTGTCGATAATGGTGTGTTCGAATGGGGCCCCATACTCTCCCCCGAGCATACCGCGGACCTTTGTCGGGCAGTCACGCCGTTGGAGGTCAAGGAGGCCATCTTCCATATTAGCGACAACAAAGCTCCCAGCCTAGACGGATATTCCTCAtgctttttcaagaaagcatgAAACATTGTGGGTGATCATGTTTGCAGGGCcgtcttggatttctttaggAGTGGGCGAATGCTACGACAGCTCAATCACACTATCATTGCTCTTGTGCCGAAATTAGATCATTCCACCTCTGTTGCGGATTACCGACCGATTTCGTGCTGCAATGTCATTTACAAGGCCATCACGAAAATCATCTCGGACCGGATCGCCCCTGCTTTGGAGCACTTGATTGACCGATGTCAAGCTGCGTTTGTTGGAGGCCGTAATATCACAg
The window above is part of the Sesamum indicum cultivar Zhongzhi No. 13 linkage group LG7, S_indicum_v1.0, whole genome shotgun sequence genome. Proteins encoded here:
- the LOC105165891 gene encoding uncharacterized protein LOC105165891 translates to MKIGFWNVRGFNRPLKHNGVAHLINNNRLCLLGILETKLTASSIQKILSRSLPGWCQAKTFDTIAGGRILVVCDPAIIDIHPVDISPQLGVAPTWYELKDFVDCCTTLGLHDVPTTGCYYTWYSNNESNPVWCKLDQVLYNNEWLEGGLHCSAHFNPSGCLSDHSLGIISIFDPAPTKPKPFRFFNMWADHPDFLATVEARWNLSVDGTSQFSLCKRLKALKGARKAFNTQHYSHISFRVKEAELTLQVAQNQLESNSGDVALRDSLGAPRKKADFLAEAERHFFYQKAKIHHLKEGDRNTKFFHNMVMRNVARNSIGAVIRADETVITTAEDISQEFVDYYTSLLGTEAQILPVDDGVFEWGPILSPEQTADLCRAVTPLEVKEAIFHISDNKAPGPDGYSSCFFKKAWNIVGDQVCRAVLDFFRSGRMLRQLNHTIIALVPKSDHSTSVADYRLISCCNVIYNAITKIISDRLAPVLEHLIDRCQAAFVGGCNITDNIFLAQEMVRQYSRK